The proteins below are encoded in one region of Ammospiza caudacuta isolate bAmmCau1 chromosome 33, bAmmCau1.pri, whole genome shotgun sequence:
- the LOC131570199 gene encoding zinc finger protein 239-like: protein MPVSLCVPWVRYPPPGLCLELCKFHQCKQAELGCPKAPPAGRAGSSTGPGSGRGVPQPPGGRGPLPALPGADQDLSFPSCGQMEKEKPQRSLTRSGCKPSPGSSEEERAPLSQEGGRRCSQSSELVEKPQAGERPHKCLECGKGFRYSSHLRQHQVIHSGEKPYKCGECGKGFSKSCNLISHSKIHTGERPHTCQECGKSFVRSSGLKEHQMLHAGERPFECPQCGKRFLRPSRLLLHQRIHREERPLCCPDCGKGFKRSSSLLNGRLRTGERPWECPKCGKSLVRCSSSPPHGASTLDDPQ from the exons ATGCCCGTGTCCCTCTGTGTACCATG GGTCAGAtatcctccccctgggctctgccttgaGCTGTGCAAATTCCATCAGTGCAAGCAGGCAGAGCTTGgg TGTCCGAAGGCGCCCccggcgggcagggccggcagcTCCACGGGGCCGGGCAGCGGCCGGGGCGTCCCGCAGCCTCCTGGGGGCCGGGGGCCgctgccggccctgcccggggctg accAGGATTTGTCATTCCCAAGCTGTGGAcagatggagaaggaaaagcccCAGAGATCCCTCACGAGGAGtggctgcaaacccagcccagggagctctgaggaggaaagagccCCCCTGAGCCAGGAAGGCGGCCGGAGatgcagccagagctcagagctggtggagaagcctcaggctggagagaggcCACACAAGTGCTTGGAATGTGGGAAGGGTTTCAGGTACAGCTCCCATCTGAGGCAGCACCAGGTGATCCACAGTGGGGAAAAGCCCTAcaagtgtggggaatgtgggaagggcttcagcaAGAGCTGCAACCTCATCAGCCACAGCaagatccacactggggaacggCCCCACACCTGccaggaatgtgggaagagcttcgTGCGGAGCTCCGGCCTGAAGGAACACCAGATGCTGCAcgctggggagaggcccttcgAGTGTCCtcagtgtgggaagaggtttctgAGGCCATCCCGCCTCCTCCTGCATCAGCGCATTCACAGGGAGGAGAGGCCCTTGTGCTGCCccgactgtgggaagggcttcaagcgCAGCTCCTCCCTCCTGAACGGGCGCCTCcgcactggggagaggccctggGAGTGCCccaagtgtgggaagagcttggtgcgctgctccagctcccctcCCCATGGAGCATCCACGTTGGATGATCCCCAGTGA
- the LOC131570200 gene encoding class II histocompatibility antigen, B-L beta chain-like has translation MGEDMVGHGRVSISLVPPSSSQPGPGRLLCSVMDFYPAAIQVRWFQGQQELSEHVVATDVVPNGDWTYQLLVLLETPPRRGLSYSCQVEHVSLEQPLRRHWGTARPPKHREGLRGQGGDSGVLGDF, from the exons ATGGGTGAGGACATGGTGGGACATGGCCG CGTGTCCATCTCGCTGGTGCCCCCCTCGagctcccagcccggccccggccgcctGCTCTGCTCCGTGATGGATTTCTaccctgctgccatccaggtGAGGTGgttccagggccagcaggagctctcGGAGCACGTGGTGGCCACCGACGTGGTCCCCAACGGGGACTGGACCtaccagctgctggtgctgctggaaacGCCGCCCCGGCGCGGGCTCAGCTACAGCTGCCAGGTGGAGCAcgtcagcctggagcagcccctgaggcGGCACTggggcacggcccggccccCAAAGCACCGCGAGGGGCTgcgaggacagggaggggattcGGGG GTACTTGGTGACTTCTAG